Proteins encoded by one window of Ictidomys tridecemlineatus isolate mIctTri1 chromosome 7, mIctTri1.hap1, whole genome shotgun sequence:
- the LOC144365723 gene encoding elongation factor 1-beta-like, producing MLLRHGDFKSLIALQVGKNYSADKSDSKLHADAAQFEALSSPTTSHIVPYIRIITSLMKREMQLSGVNTALDKCVPAHGEVTTGSRATDSNDDEDTEHFRSEQENESKETRGEGKDALKSLNRGKQRQLPLVLRLPSHSTRKLGLMGHTELKPGGLKRHSGEQRGLAPTKLMLDYGILKVQIQSVVEDNEDGTDMPQE from the coding sequence ATGTTGCTGAGACATGGAGATTTTAAAAGCCTCATCGCCCTACAAGTAGGCAAAAATTACTCAGCAGACAAGAGTGACAGCAAGTTGCATGCAGATGCAGCACAGTTTGAAGCACTCTCTAGCCCTACTACCTCCCACATAGTGCCCTACATTAGAATAATCACAAGTCTCATGAAGAGGGAAATGCAACTTTCAGGAGTGAACACAGCTTTGGACAAGTGTGTGCCTGCCCATGGGGAAGTCACCACCGGAAGCAGAGCCACAGATAGTAACGATGATGAGGACACTGAGCACTTCAGATCTGAGCAGGAGAATGAAAGTAAAGAAACAAGAGGTGAAGGGAAGGATGCCTTGAAAAGTCTGAATCGAGGAAAGCAAAGACAGCTGCCGTTGGTGCTAAGgcttccatctcactccactcgAAAACTTGGGCTGATGGGACACACAGAACTAAAACCAGGAGGACTCAAGAGGCATTCAGGTGAACAGCGAGGTCTGGCCCCCACTAAACTTATGTTAgattatggaattttaaaagttcaaatacAGAGTGTAGTTGAAGATAATGAAGATGGAACAGATATGCCCCAGGAGTAG